One Helianthus annuus cultivar XRQ/B chromosome 7, HanXRQr2.0-SUNRISE, whole genome shotgun sequence genomic region harbors:
- the LOC110867581 gene encoding probable glutathione peroxidase 2, with the protein MASTTTVTNLTSFLLVGLAIFLFYRHPSSSLTPNIMSQQQQTPKSVHQFTVKDIRGNEVSLSSYKGKVLLIVNVASKCGLTESNYKELNILYQKYKDQDFEILAFPCNQFLRQEPGTNEEIQETVCTRFKAEFPIFDKIDVNGNNAAPLYKFLKSEKGGFLVDGIKWNFTKFLVNKEGKVIQRYGPRTPPLEFEKDIQDLLSSSSS; encoded by the exons ATGGCGTCTACAACAACAGTCACAAATCTGACCTCTTTTCTCCTTGTGGGTCTCGCTATTTTCTTGTTTTACAGACACCCTTCTTCTTCTCTCACTCCAAACATCATGTCTCAACAACAACAAACCCCCAAATCCGTTCACCAATTCACCGTCAAG GATATTCGCGGAAATGAGGTGTCATTGAGCTCTTACAAGGGGAAGGTTCTTTTGATTGTTAATGTTGCATCTAAATG TGGACTAACGGAGTCAAACTACAAAGAGTTGAATATATTGTACCAAAAATACAAAGATCAAG ATTTTGAAATCTTGGCTTTTCCATGCAACCAGTTTCTTAGGCAAGAGCCAGGAACAAATGAAGAAATTCAAGAGACCGTATGCACGAGATTCAAAGCCGAGTTCCCGATATTTGACAAG ATTGATGTCAACGGAAACAATGCAGCACCCCTTTACAAGTTTTTAAAATCCGAGAAAGGTGGTTTCTTGGTTGATGGCATAAAATGGAACTTCACCAAGTTCTTGGTGAACAAAGAAGGAAAAGTTATCCAAAGATACGGTCCTCGAACCCCGCCTCTAGAATTCGAG AAAGATATTCAAGATCTGTTGAGTTCGTCATCATCTTAA